From the genome of Nicotiana sylvestris chromosome 2, ASM39365v2, whole genome shotgun sequence, one region includes:
- the LOC138885958 gene encoding secreted RxLR effector protein 161-like: MGSEFEMSMMGELNFFLGLQVNQSTKGTFICPQKYIKELLKRFDMEASKVIDTPIATATRLDMDEIGSLVNQTMYRGIIGSLLYLTASRPDIVFSVGLCARFQSNPKESHQKASKRILRYLKGTQDLVLYYPSSNSFNLIRYVNADYAGYLVDRKITSGMAHFLRSCLISWGTRKQNSTALSTAEAEYVATTS; this comes from the coding sequence atgggaagtgagtttgaaatgagcatgatgggggagttgaattttttcttgggtcttcaagtgaaCCAGTCCACAAAGGGTACATTTATTTGTCCACAGAAATACATCaaggagctcttgaagaggtttgatatggaagcatcaaaagtgatagacactcccattgcaacggctactcgactggacatggacgAAATTGGATCTCTTGTGAATCAAActatgtatagaggcattattgggtcccttctctatctcactgccagcagacctgatattgtcttcagtgtggggctatgtgcaaggtttcaatcaaatcctaaggaatctcatCAGAAGgcttccaaaagaattttgagataccttaagggaaCACAAGACCTGGTCCTGTATTACCCCTCCAGTAACAGTTTTAATCTCATTAGGTATGTTaatgctgactatgcaggttatcttgtggacaggaaaatcacttctggaatggctcactttctaagatcatgtctcatctcttggggcacaaggaagcaaaactcaacagctctttcaacagctgaagcagaatatgtagctACAACATCCTGA
- the LOC138885959 gene encoding secreted RxLR effector protein 161-like, whose translation MGSEFEMSMMGELNFFLGYQVKQSTKGTFICQQKYIKELLNRFDMEALKVIDTPIATTTRLDMDEVGSPVNQTMYRGIIGPLLYLTASRPDIFFSVRLCAKFQSNPKESHWKASKRILRYLKGTQDLVLYYPSSDSFNLIRYVNGDYAGYLVDRKSTSGMAYFLRSCLISWGTRKQNSVALSTVEAEYVAAAS comes from the coding sequence atgggaagtgagtttgaaatgagtatgatgggggaGCTAAATTTTTTCTTGGGTTATCAAGTGAAGCAGTCCACAAAGGGTACATTTATTTGTCAACAGAAATACATCAAAGAGCTCTTGAATaggtttgatatggaagcatTAAAAGTGATAGACACTCCTATTGCAACGActactcgactggacatggacgAAGTTggatctcctgtgaatcaaactatgtatagaggcattattgggccCCTTCTCTATCTCACTGCCAGCAGACCTGATATTTTCTTCAGTGTGAGGCTATGTGcaaagtttcaatcaaatcctaaggaatctcatTGGAAGgcttccaaaagaattttgagataccttaagggaaCACAAGACCTAGTCCTGTATTACCCCTCCAGTGACAGTTTTAATCTCATTAGGTATGTTAATGGtgactatgcaggttatcttgtggacaggaaaagcacttcGGGAATGGCTTACTTTCTAAgatcatgtctcatctcttggggcacaaggaagcaaaactcagtggctctttcaacagttgaagcagaatatgtagctGCAGCATCCTGA